In Leptidea sinapis chromosome 18, ilLepSina1.1, whole genome shotgun sequence, a genomic segment contains:
- the LOC126969351 gene encoding sodium/hydrogen exchanger 7 isoform X5, translated as MSLSIRFSSLILYLIVSCDASGTDIALDAKATLLHRIDSLNLLIYTCLLTLTVLTIWVFKHRRVSWLHETGLAVIYGLIVGAIIRYAGSTNELTYIDAHPDPGSKYNLSVPPDMVRFHFPDKIQITGDTPVPNKTYAYSFRGEIVNVEQNEIDLKATFDPEIFFNIILPPIIFHAGYCLKRKYFFRNLGAILTFAMVGTALSALVIGSLMYGCVQLMPASLASSFTFLDTLYFGALISPTDPLTVLAIFSQLKVDVNLYAMIFGESVLNDAVALVLSGAIQNYEKRYSVDGGFEITAFLAAIGDFIGIFSLSLLVGAFIGCLTALISKYTHVRDWPLLESALFVLMSYAAFLIAEVCELTGVVAVLFCGICQAHYTYNNLSADSRNRTKQLFELLNFLAENFIFTYIGVSMFTFPKHHFDPWFIIAGFLTSILGRAINIYPLSFLLNLGRKPPIPMNFQHMLFFAGLRGAMSFALAIRNTVSEARQAMLTTTSLIVIATVVLQGGAATHALAYLRIPTGQGQSDESDALPYRDVRNQPPEISLSLQNMDERTANFDRDSQRGSGDAGTEKARLAKLWGALDSRLLKPLLTHSRPPLTETMPAFMGPLARLLTTTRQFSDGHNGLRRTDSDSDLCIDEVQSAPSSIDPQQFWPGLVDTRISVDGITGSNI; from the exons ATGAGTCTTTCTATACGTTTTTCAAGTTTAATTTTGTACTTAATAGTGTCATGTGATGCCTCAGGAACCGATATAGCTCTTGACGCCAAAGCTACATTGCTACATAGAATAGACAGTTTAAATTTGCTTATTTATACATGTCTTCTGACTTTAACGGTATTGACTATTTGGGTTTTTAAACATCGTCGTGTGAGCTGGCTACATGAAACTGGATTAGCTGTGATATATG GGCTCATTGTCGGTGCAATAATTAGATATGCAGGCAGCACCAATGAACTCACATACATTGATGCTCACCCAGATCCTGGTAGCAAGTACAACTTATCTGTTCCACCAGATATGGTCAGGTTTCATTTTccagataaaatacaaataacaggag ATACACCAGTCCCTAACAAAACTTATGCATATAGCTTCAGGGGAGAGATAGTAAATGTTGAACAAAATGAAATCGACTTGAAGGCAACATTTGATCCTGAAATAtttttcaacataatattaccACCAATCATATTCCATGCAGGATATTGCTTAAAGAGA aaatATTTCTTCCGCAACTTGGGTGCAATCTTGACATTCGCTATGGTGGGCACAGCGCTCTCTGCCCTTGTGATTGGGTCACTGATGTATGGCTGTGTACAGTTGATGCCAGCATCATTGGCGTCTAGTTTCACATTTCTGGACACATTGTACTTTGGGGCGTTGATATCTCCAACAGATCCCTTGACTGTTCTTGCTATTTTCTCTCAACTAAAG gTGGATGTTAATTTGTATGCAATGATATTTGGTGAGAGTGTCTTGAATGATGCTGTGGCTTTAGTACTTAGCGg AGCAATACAAAACTATGAAAAGAGATATTCGGTGGACGGTGGATTTGAAATAACGGCGTTTCTGGCAGCCATCGGTGACTTCATTGGAATATTCAGTTTGTCACTTCTTGTTGGTGCTTTCATCGGTTGCTTGACAGCATTGATATc AAAGTACACACACGTTCGTGATTGGCCGTTGCTGGAGTCGGCTCTATTCGTGCTCATGTCGTACGCTGCTTTTCTGATCGCCGAAGTTTGTGAACTAACAG GTGTTGTAGCAGTACTGTTCTGCGGTATTTGCCAAGCACATTACACGTACAATAATCTGTCTGCGGACTCCAGGAACAGAACTAAGCAGCTGTTCGAACTCCTCAATTTCTTAGCGGAGAACTTCATCTTCACATACATCGGAGTGTCCATGTTTACGTTTCCGAAACATCACTTCGACCCCTGGTTCATTATTGCTGGATTC CTAACTTCGATACTGGGGCGGGCTATCAATATATACCCACTATCATTCCTATTGAACCTGGGCCGGAAGCCTCCAATACCAATGAATTTCCAACACATGCTCTTCTTTGCTG GTCTGCGAGGGGCCATGTCTTTCGCTCTGGCCATCCGCAACACGGTGTCAGAGGCGCGGCAGGCCATGTTAACCACCACATCACTCATCGTGATCGCGACCGTCGTGCTGCAAGGGGGCGCGGCCACACACGCGCTCGCATATCTGCGGATACCTACCGG TCAAGGTCAGAGCGATGAAAGTGACGCACTACCGTACAGAGATGTCAGGAAT CAGCCGCCTGAAATTAGTTTGAGTCTTCAAAATATGGACGAACGAACCGCAAACTTCGACCGG GACTCGCAACGTGGAAGTGGTGACGCTGGCACAGAAAAGGCACGCCTCGCTAAACTCTGGGGGGCTCTAGACTCGCGCCTTCTGAAACCATTGCTGACCCATTCTAGACCACCGCTCACGGAAACTATGCCGGCTTTCATGGGACCTCTGGCGCGGCTGTTGACTACCACTAGGCAGTTCAGTGACGGG cACAATGGTTTGCGCAGAACTGACTCTGATTCTGACCTGTGCATCGATGAGGTGCAGTCAGCTCCGTCAAGTATTGATCCTCAG
- the LOC126969351 gene encoding sodium/hydrogen exchanger 7 isoform X6 produces the protein MSLSIRFSSLILYLIVSCDASGTDIALDAKATLLHRIDSLNLLIYTCLLTLTVLTIWVFKHRRVSWLHETGLAVIYGLIVGAIIRYAGSTNELTYIDAHPDPGSKYNLSVPPDMVRFHFPDKIQITGDTPVPNKTYAYSFRGEIVNVEQNEIDLKATFDPEIFFNIILPPIIFHAGYCLKRKYFFRNLGAILTFAMVGTALSALVIGSLMYGCVQLMPASLASSFTFLDTLYFGALISPTDPLTVLAIFSQLKVDVNLYAMIFGESVLNDAVALVLSGAIQNYEKRYSVDGGFEITAFLAAIGDFIGIFSLSLLVGAFIGCLTALISKYTHVRDWPLLESALFVLMSYAAFLIAEVCELTGVVAVLFCGICQAHYTYNNLSADSRNRTKQLFELLNFLAENFIFTYIGVSMFTFPKHHFDPWFIIAGFLTSILGRAINIYPLSFLLNLGRKPPIPMNFQHMLFFAGLRGAMSFALAIRNTVSEARQAMLTTTSLIVIATVVLQGGAATHALAYLRIPTGQGQSDESDALPYRDVRNPPEISLSLQNMDERTANFDRDSQRGSGDAGTEKARLAKLWGALDSRLLKPLLTHSRPPLTETMPAFMGPLARLLTTTRQFSDGHNGLRRTDSDSDLCIDEVQSAPSSIDPQQFWPGLVDTRISVDGITGSNI, from the exons ATGAGTCTTTCTATACGTTTTTCAAGTTTAATTTTGTACTTAATAGTGTCATGTGATGCCTCAGGAACCGATATAGCTCTTGACGCCAAAGCTACATTGCTACATAGAATAGACAGTTTAAATTTGCTTATTTATACATGTCTTCTGACTTTAACGGTATTGACTATTTGGGTTTTTAAACATCGTCGTGTGAGCTGGCTACATGAAACTGGATTAGCTGTGATATATG GGCTCATTGTCGGTGCAATAATTAGATATGCAGGCAGCACCAATGAACTCACATACATTGATGCTCACCCAGATCCTGGTAGCAAGTACAACTTATCTGTTCCACCAGATATGGTCAGGTTTCATTTTccagataaaatacaaataacaggag ATACACCAGTCCCTAACAAAACTTATGCATATAGCTTCAGGGGAGAGATAGTAAATGTTGAACAAAATGAAATCGACTTGAAGGCAACATTTGATCCTGAAATAtttttcaacataatattaccACCAATCATATTCCATGCAGGATATTGCTTAAAGAGA aaatATTTCTTCCGCAACTTGGGTGCAATCTTGACATTCGCTATGGTGGGCACAGCGCTCTCTGCCCTTGTGATTGGGTCACTGATGTATGGCTGTGTACAGTTGATGCCAGCATCATTGGCGTCTAGTTTCACATTTCTGGACACATTGTACTTTGGGGCGTTGATATCTCCAACAGATCCCTTGACTGTTCTTGCTATTTTCTCTCAACTAAAG gTGGATGTTAATTTGTATGCAATGATATTTGGTGAGAGTGTCTTGAATGATGCTGTGGCTTTAGTACTTAGCGg AGCAATACAAAACTATGAAAAGAGATATTCGGTGGACGGTGGATTTGAAATAACGGCGTTTCTGGCAGCCATCGGTGACTTCATTGGAATATTCAGTTTGTCACTTCTTGTTGGTGCTTTCATCGGTTGCTTGACAGCATTGATATc AAAGTACACACACGTTCGTGATTGGCCGTTGCTGGAGTCGGCTCTATTCGTGCTCATGTCGTACGCTGCTTTTCTGATCGCCGAAGTTTGTGAACTAACAG GTGTTGTAGCAGTACTGTTCTGCGGTATTTGCCAAGCACATTACACGTACAATAATCTGTCTGCGGACTCCAGGAACAGAACTAAGCAGCTGTTCGAACTCCTCAATTTCTTAGCGGAGAACTTCATCTTCACATACATCGGAGTGTCCATGTTTACGTTTCCGAAACATCACTTCGACCCCTGGTTCATTATTGCTGGATTC CTAACTTCGATACTGGGGCGGGCTATCAATATATACCCACTATCATTCCTATTGAACCTGGGCCGGAAGCCTCCAATACCAATGAATTTCCAACACATGCTCTTCTTTGCTG GTCTGCGAGGGGCCATGTCTTTCGCTCTGGCCATCCGCAACACGGTGTCAGAGGCGCGGCAGGCCATGTTAACCACCACATCACTCATCGTGATCGCGACCGTCGTGCTGCAAGGGGGCGCGGCCACACACGCGCTCGCATATCTGCGGATACCTACCGG TCAAGGTCAGAGCGATGAAAGTGACGCACTACCGTACAGAGATGTCAGGAAT CCGCCTGAAATTAGTTTGAGTCTTCAAAATATGGACGAACGAACCGCAAACTTCGACCGG GACTCGCAACGTGGAAGTGGTGACGCTGGCACAGAAAAGGCACGCCTCGCTAAACTCTGGGGGGCTCTAGACTCGCGCCTTCTGAAACCATTGCTGACCCATTCTAGACCACCGCTCACGGAAACTATGCCGGCTTTCATGGGACCTCTGGCGCGGCTGTTGACTACCACTAGGCAGTTCAGTGACGGG cACAATGGTTTGCGCAGAACTGACTCTGATTCTGACCTGTGCATCGATGAGGTGCAGTCAGCTCCGTCAAGTATTGATCCTCAG
- the LOC126969351 gene encoding sodium/hydrogen exchanger 7 isoform X2 — protein MSLSIRFSSLILYLIVSCDASGTDIALDAKATLLHRIDSLNLLIYTCLLTLTVLTIWVFKHRRVSWLHETGLAVIYGLIVGAIIRYAGSTNELTYIDAHPDPGSKYNLSVPPDMVRFHFPDKIQITGDTPVPNKTYAYSFRGEIVNVEQNEIDLKATFDPEIFFNIILPPIIFHAGYCLKRKYFFRNLGAILTFAMVGTALSALVIGSLMYGCVQLMPASLASSFTFLDTLYFGALISPTDPLTVLAIFSQLKVDVNLYAMIFGESVLNDAVALVLSGAIQNYEKRYSVDGGFEITAFLAAIGDFIGIFSLSLLVGAFIGCLTALISKYTHVRDWPLLESALFVLMSYAAFLIAEVCELTGVVAVLFCGICQAHYTYNNLSADSRNRTKQLFELLNFLAENFIFTYIGVSMFTFPKHHFDPWFIIAGFLTSILGRAINIYPLSFLLNLGRKPPIPMNFQHMLFFAGLRGAMSFALAIRNTVSEARQAMLTTTSLIVIATVVLQGGAATHALAYLRIPTGQGQSDESDALPYRDVRNLYQATEFGSPPPEISLSLQNMDERTANFDRDSQRGSGDAGTEKARLAKLWGALDSRLLKPLLTHSRPPLTETMPAFMGPLARLLTTTRQFSDGHNGLRRTDSDSDLCIDEVQSAPSSIDPQQFWPGLVDTRISVDGITGSNI, from the exons ATGAGTCTTTCTATACGTTTTTCAAGTTTAATTTTGTACTTAATAGTGTCATGTGATGCCTCAGGAACCGATATAGCTCTTGACGCCAAAGCTACATTGCTACATAGAATAGACAGTTTAAATTTGCTTATTTATACATGTCTTCTGACTTTAACGGTATTGACTATTTGGGTTTTTAAACATCGTCGTGTGAGCTGGCTACATGAAACTGGATTAGCTGTGATATATG GGCTCATTGTCGGTGCAATAATTAGATATGCAGGCAGCACCAATGAACTCACATACATTGATGCTCACCCAGATCCTGGTAGCAAGTACAACTTATCTGTTCCACCAGATATGGTCAGGTTTCATTTTccagataaaatacaaataacaggag ATACACCAGTCCCTAACAAAACTTATGCATATAGCTTCAGGGGAGAGATAGTAAATGTTGAACAAAATGAAATCGACTTGAAGGCAACATTTGATCCTGAAATAtttttcaacataatattaccACCAATCATATTCCATGCAGGATATTGCTTAAAGAGA aaatATTTCTTCCGCAACTTGGGTGCAATCTTGACATTCGCTATGGTGGGCACAGCGCTCTCTGCCCTTGTGATTGGGTCACTGATGTATGGCTGTGTACAGTTGATGCCAGCATCATTGGCGTCTAGTTTCACATTTCTGGACACATTGTACTTTGGGGCGTTGATATCTCCAACAGATCCCTTGACTGTTCTTGCTATTTTCTCTCAACTAAAG gTGGATGTTAATTTGTATGCAATGATATTTGGTGAGAGTGTCTTGAATGATGCTGTGGCTTTAGTACTTAGCGg AGCAATACAAAACTATGAAAAGAGATATTCGGTGGACGGTGGATTTGAAATAACGGCGTTTCTGGCAGCCATCGGTGACTTCATTGGAATATTCAGTTTGTCACTTCTTGTTGGTGCTTTCATCGGTTGCTTGACAGCATTGATATc AAAGTACACACACGTTCGTGATTGGCCGTTGCTGGAGTCGGCTCTATTCGTGCTCATGTCGTACGCTGCTTTTCTGATCGCCGAAGTTTGTGAACTAACAG GTGTTGTAGCAGTACTGTTCTGCGGTATTTGCCAAGCACATTACACGTACAATAATCTGTCTGCGGACTCCAGGAACAGAACTAAGCAGCTGTTCGAACTCCTCAATTTCTTAGCGGAGAACTTCATCTTCACATACATCGGAGTGTCCATGTTTACGTTTCCGAAACATCACTTCGACCCCTGGTTCATTATTGCTGGATTC CTAACTTCGATACTGGGGCGGGCTATCAATATATACCCACTATCATTCCTATTGAACCTGGGCCGGAAGCCTCCAATACCAATGAATTTCCAACACATGCTCTTCTTTGCTG GTCTGCGAGGGGCCATGTCTTTCGCTCTGGCCATCCGCAACACGGTGTCAGAGGCGCGGCAGGCCATGTTAACCACCACATCACTCATCGTGATCGCGACCGTCGTGCTGCAAGGGGGCGCGGCCACACACGCGCTCGCATATCTGCGGATACCTACCGG TCAAGGTCAGAGCGATGAAAGTGACGCACTACCGTACAGAGATGTCAGGAAT CTGTACCAGGCCACGGAGTTCGGCAGCCCG CCGCCTGAAATTAGTTTGAGTCTTCAAAATATGGACGAACGAACCGCAAACTTCGACCGG GACTCGCAACGTGGAAGTGGTGACGCTGGCACAGAAAAGGCACGCCTCGCTAAACTCTGGGGGGCTCTAGACTCGCGCCTTCTGAAACCATTGCTGACCCATTCTAGACCACCGCTCACGGAAACTATGCCGGCTTTCATGGGACCTCTGGCGCGGCTGTTGACTACCACTAGGCAGTTCAGTGACGGG cACAATGGTTTGCGCAGAACTGACTCTGATTCTGACCTGTGCATCGATGAGGTGCAGTCAGCTCCGTCAAGTATTGATCCTCAG